The nucleotide sequence CGGTAGCCGTCCCTGACACCAGGGTGAGGATGGCACCCAGGACGGGGCTCCCAGTCCGCAGCCTTTCCCACCTGTCACGCAACCGCTGTACCATGCGGGTATTGAATCACGTCGTGCCTCTCCCACCGAGCATGCCGCGAGCCTCACGTATCACACGGCCTCGCTTCACACCCCGACGGCTTGAGGAGCCCCATGGAGAACTTCCGGATGATGCTCACCTCTCCGCTGTGGACCAGCACGCCTACAGCATCGGAGTGGCTGTGGCGTCCGGTGCGCGACTGGGACAACGAGGACACTGTGAACAGTGTTTCCGCTGCCGCGCCATCCGATCGGCGCGGTCAGTGGACCGTCGTCACCCGCCAGGGCCGGGACCTCCGCATCGACACCGACCGCCTGCGCTCCCACCACCTGCTGTTCACCTATGTAAACGGCCAATGGATGGTTAGCGATGACCCGGAGTCACTTCGCAAGCACTCGGGTTCCTGGAGCCGCGATGCGGAGGCCGCAGACGTGTTCCTCCACACCGGTTTCGTGGTCGGCTCCCGGACCCTGGTGAGCGGCGTGCACGCGACACCAGCGGCCTCAACCGTGGTTCTGCACCCTGACGGTACCTGGACGTGCAGCCTGTGGGACTCTTTCGGGTACAGCACCAACCCAATCACCTCCGCCGCAGAGTTTGACGAGGCCTTCGATCATGCCCTGGACTTGGCGGTGACCCGGTTGCTTGCGCACGCCGAAGGCCGGCAACTGGTACTCCCGCTATCGGGCGGGCTCGACTCGCGGCTGCTGGCCGTCTGGCTCAAGCGTCTGGGCGCCCCCCGAGTAATCGCCTATACCTACGGCAAGCCCAGCTCCCGGGAGATCTCAATTTCTCGGGCCGTGGCACAGGCGCTGGGGATCGACTGGTTCTCAGTGGACCTAGACCCCTCGCGAATCGCGCAGCGCTGGCACACCGCCGCCGGCGCTCACTTTCAGGGCGCCACCTGGGGGCTCACCTCACTCCCCCACGTGCAGGACTGGTACGCCCTGACCGTAATCAGGGAAGACCACCTGGTCGACGACGACGCGATTATCCTCCCCGGGCACGCAGCGGTCCGGACACTGCACGACACCGGCTTGCTGCACTCATCCCCTCGAACGCTCAAGTGTTCACCGCCATCGCCCGCCGATACGCGGTGCTCCAGGGTTCTCCCGAGGCATACCGCGCGCTACCGCTCCTGCGCGAGGAGATCCGGCGCGCGGAGACAGAGGCGCCGCTGGACCGCGAACGCGGCGTGCAAGGGTTGCTGGCATGGTTCAATCTCAGGGAGCGGCAGGCAAAATACATCAACAACTCCATGAAGGCCTATGAGTTCTTCGGCTACGACTGGGCGCTTCCCTTGCTGGACTCCGAGGTGTGGGACTGCTGGCTGAACGGATCGGAGGAACTGACCGCGAACCGCGACTGGTACGCCCGCTACACCGGCGCCCACTATGCTCGCGTGACGGGACAGGAGCAGGAGCTGTATCGGGCGCCCAGTGTGTCTATGCCCGCCGTCCCCAAGCGCGCGTTGCTTGCCGCTATGCGCGCCGCTGGAGCCGACCGGCTGCTATCACGGGTCCGCTCGGTACGCACCATGCTGGATCACCCCATGGCCTTCGAAGCCTTCACCGAGGGGATTCCGCGTTCAGAACAGGCCTGGCGCTTCGCCCGGGGAACCACGTCACTGGGCCTGTGGACACAGCTGTTCCTGGACAACCAGTGGGGCACCGATCTAGTACCGTCGTCCTGACTAATCACCCCAGGCGCTCGCGCGCCTAGGCCTTGGCATCGGCATCAGCAGCCTCGGCGTTCAGGAGCCACTCACCAGCGCGAAGCGTTCCTGAAGCCGTTCAACAGCTCGCGCAGGCGAGTGGTTGGCCTCAACCCACTCTCGTCCGCCCTGCACACGCACGCCCG is from Actinomyces sp. 432 and encodes:
- a CDS encoding asparagine synthase-related protein, which translates into the protein MENFRMMLTSPLWTSTPTASEWLWRPVRDWDNEDTVNSVSAAAPSDRRGQWTVVTRQGRDLRIDTDRLRSHHLLFTYVNGQWMVSDDPESLRKHSGSWSRDAEAADVFLHTGFVVGSRTLVSGVHATPAASTVVLHPDGTWTCSLWDSFGYSTNPITSAAEFDEAFDHALDLAVTRLLAHAEGRQLVLPLSGGLDSRLLAVWLKRLGAPRVIAYTYGKPSSREISISRAVAQALGIDWFSVDLDPSRIAQRWHTAAGAHFQGATWGLTSLPHVQDWYALTVIREDHLVDDDAIILPGHAAVRTLHDTGLLHSSPRTLKCSPPSPADTRCSRVLPRHTARYRSCARRSGARRQRRRWTANAACKGCWHGSISGSGRQNTSTTP